In Terrirubrum flagellatum, a genomic segment contains:
- a CDS encoding DUF4337 family protein yields MEVEVKAEAKSRTLTNLAALTVVLLSVFIAVAKIKDDNIVQAMQQAKTDEVDTWLEYDTMRTRVSLAEMKISLFKVQEAGGATNDALKAEMATAEADQKRLSARAEELLKKAREFKPMIEKLSFRDDQFDMADAFLSVAIAVSAVAVLVEVWPVMIFGWFCGAAGIVMVFAGFLGWSIHPEWLVSLLT; encoded by the coding sequence ATGGAAGTCGAGGTGAAGGCCGAAGCGAAAAGCCGGACATTGACCAATCTTGCCGCGCTGACCGTGGTGCTGCTGTCGGTGTTCATCGCCGTCGCCAAGATCAAGGACGACAACATCGTGCAGGCGATGCAGCAGGCGAAGACCGACGAAGTCGACACCTGGCTTGAATATGACACGATGCGCACGCGCGTCTCGCTCGCCGAGATGAAGATATCGCTGTTCAAGGTGCAGGAAGCCGGCGGCGCCACAAACGATGCGCTGAAAGCGGAGATGGCGACGGCCGAAGCGGATCAGAAGCGCCTGAGCGCGCGCGCCGAAGAACTGTTGAAGAAAGCGCGCGAGTTCAAGCCGATGATCGAGAAGCTGAGCTTCCGCGACGATCAGTTCGATATGGCCGACGCGTTTCTCTCCGTCGCCATCGCGGTGTCGGCGGTCGCGGTGCTGGTCGAGGTCTGGCCCGTGATGATATTCGGCTGGTTCTGCGGCGCAGCCGGAATCGTCATGGTGTTTGCGGGCTTCCTCGGCTGGAGCATCCATCCGGAATGGCTGGTGTCGCTTCTGACATAA
- a CDS encoding ABC transporter substrate-binding protein, which produces MNRTGVSRRSFVGAGAGALAMGLGSRGASAEDIRLRMYWWGSQDRSKRTLAVADLFSQKNPSIKLTGETTGADYWTKLATQMVGRNIPDVFQLEPTTLPDYARRGACAPLDAYMPKTLNIEGFGKNIIDLCRVDGKVWGVGLGLNSFSMLYDTEAFAQAKIAPPTEKTTWKEFADMSVELTKALNKPNYWGAPYGARYHYAFDVWLRQRDKFIFTAEGKLGFKADDLAEFYAYWEDIRKRGGCTPADVQALDQLQIDSNALALGKSAIALAYSNQLVGYQLLSKNKLALTTFPMTEGSKSSGHYYRPALIWSVGATSKNPEAAAAFISFFVNDPKAGEVLGVERGVPMSPAIREAILPTLNDTEQLTVKYVNLLADKAIAYPPPAPKGAQEFERTVLRPVADQLAFGKLTVAEAAKQVVDSGARVL; this is translated from the coding sequence ATGAATCGCACAGGCGTAAGCAGGCGCAGTTTTGTCGGAGCCGGGGCGGGCGCTCTGGCGATGGGGCTCGGGAGCCGTGGCGCGAGCGCGGAGGATATCCGCCTGCGCATGTATTGGTGGGGCTCGCAGGACCGCTCGAAGCGCACGCTCGCCGTCGCTGATCTCTTTTCGCAGAAAAATCCGAGCATCAAGCTCACCGGTGAGACGACCGGCGCCGATTACTGGACCAAGCTCGCGACGCAGATGGTCGGCCGCAACATTCCCGACGTGTTCCAGCTCGAGCCGACCACGCTGCCGGACTATGCGCGGCGCGGCGCCTGCGCGCCGCTCGACGCCTATATGCCCAAGACGCTCAATATCGAAGGGTTCGGCAAGAACATCATCGATCTCTGCCGCGTCGACGGAAAGGTGTGGGGCGTCGGCCTCGGGCTCAATTCGTTTTCGATGCTCTATGACACCGAAGCTTTCGCGCAGGCGAAGATTGCGCCGCCGACCGAGAAGACCACCTGGAAGGAGTTCGCGGACATGTCCGTCGAGCTCACCAAGGCGCTGAACAAGCCGAATTACTGGGGGGCGCCCTACGGCGCGCGCTATCACTACGCGTTCGACGTGTGGTTGCGCCAGCGCGACAAATTCATCTTCACGGCCGAAGGCAAACTCGGATTCAAGGCGGACGATCTCGCCGAGTTCTACGCCTATTGGGAGGATATCCGGAAGCGTGGCGGCTGCACCCCGGCCGATGTGCAGGCGCTCGATCAACTCCAGATCGATTCCAACGCGCTGGCGCTCGGCAAATCAGCGATCGCGCTCGCCTATTCCAACCAGCTCGTGGGCTATCAGCTCCTGAGCAAGAACAAGCTTGCGTTGACAACTTTCCCGATGACGGAAGGCTCGAAATCGTCGGGCCATTATTATCGCCCGGCGCTGATCTGGAGCGTCGGCGCCACATCGAAGAATCCGGAAGCGGCCGCCGCCTTCATCAGCTTCTTCGTCAATGATCCCAAGGCTGGTGAAGTCCTTGGCGTCGAGCGCGGCGTGCCGATGTCGCCGGCGATCCGCGAAGCGATCCTGCCGACGCTGAACGACACCGAGCAATTGACCGTGAAATACGTCAACCTGCTCGCCGACAAGGCGATCGCTTATCCGCCGCCGGCGCCGAAGGGAGCGCAGGAATTCGAGCGCACCGTGTTGCGCCCGGTCGCGGATCAGCTCGCTTTCGGCAAGCTCACCGTGGCTGAAGCGGCGAAGCAGGTGGTCGACTCCGGCGCGCGCGTTCTGTGA
- a CDS encoding ThuA domain-containing protein encodes MSQKKQALIVWGGWPGHEPEACAAVIAGLLREEGFEVQSTPDFNAFGDASVHRMNLVVPVITRAKIEKGPLDNLVAAVQSGVGLAGCHGGLAGSFREEVAFHFMCGCQWVAHPGNIIPFRVNVTKPGDPVMKGIADFDYLSEQYFLHVDPSIETLATTTFSGEHAPWTKGVVMPVVYKKHYGEGRVFYSALGHSACEFEHEAMRTLLKRGMLWAAR; translated from the coding sequence GTGAGCCAAAAAAAGCAGGCGCTGATCGTCTGGGGCGGCTGGCCGGGTCACGAGCCCGAAGCCTGCGCCGCTGTCATCGCCGGCCTGCTGCGCGAAGAAGGTTTCGAGGTTCAGTCGACGCCTGATTTCAACGCCTTTGGCGACGCCTCCGTGCATCGCATGAATCTCGTCGTGCCCGTGATCACGCGCGCGAAGATCGAGAAGGGGCCGCTCGACAATCTCGTCGCAGCGGTCCAGTCGGGCGTCGGACTCGCGGGATGTCATGGCGGCCTCGCGGGCTCATTCCGCGAGGAGGTCGCGTTTCATTTCATGTGCGGCTGCCAGTGGGTCGCTCATCCCGGCAACATCATTCCGTTCCGCGTCAATGTGACGAAGCCGGGCGATCCCGTCATGAAGGGGATCGCTGATTTCGATTATCTCTCGGAACAGTATTTCCTGCATGTCGATCCCTCGATCGAGACGCTGGCGACAACGACCTTCTCCGGCGAACATGCGCCCTGGACAAAGGGCGTCGTCATGCCGGTGGTCTACAAGAAGCATTACGGCGAAGGCCGCGTGTTCTACAGCGCGCTCGGCCATTCCGCGTGCGAGTTCGAGCATGAGGCGATGCGAACGCTCCTGAAGCGCGGCATGCTCTGGGCGGCGCGCTGA
- a CDS encoding DUF2264 domain-containing protein, with translation MTSLNASAADRAMRGNPLATRADAQRLLLDLCKPLEPYFSPGRAQVKLGEDGAHFDRKAAWFEGFARPLWGLAPLHAGGGAFDSWKLFSDGIVSGVDPDHPEYWRLTENHNQRSVEIAALGFALALAPDKLWEPLSQRTREQLAAWVGHIQRVQMADNNWRFFPVMAGLGLKKVGVAIDEAVRDAHLKRLDEFYLRDGWYMDGPGGHIDHYNGFALQFYGLIYARHEEARDPARAKLYRDRATEFAQNFRHWFGRDGAALAIGRSLTYRFAMAGFWAALAYSNTEALPWGEIRGLWARQMRWWLDKPILNAAGHLSVGFAWPNYLMSEEYNSPGSPYWAFKAFLPLALPATHPFWTAPEAELAPLEKPLAVRGASMLIQREKDDAIALPAGPVRLDMRNSRDKYGKFAYSSRFGLCVEAERWITHGFIGDNILAVSADGVDYRARGAIDAKRIGDQWIETRWSPTSGVAITTLQSFVRGWELRIHDVSTDKPLKTVEAGHCVPARVGSRGKLRASLNALATENSGATLLVDDGHRSAIVDCSGGRSAGAADAAPNTNMMFPHAAVPYLAGALDAGRHLLVTASRAAFDEVESAVWSAPSADEIAAILKAADWPSRTIAGATSAMQTVRLERVL, from the coding sequence ATGACATCCCTAAACGCAAGCGCCGCCGATCGCGCGATGCGCGGCAATCCTCTGGCGACGCGCGCCGATGCGCAGAGGCTTCTGCTCGATCTGTGCAAGCCGCTTGAGCCCTATTTTAGCCCGGGCCGCGCGCAGGTGAAACTCGGCGAGGATGGCGCCCATTTCGATCGCAAGGCGGCGTGGTTCGAAGGCTTCGCACGCCCGCTCTGGGGGCTTGCGCCGCTTCACGCCGGCGGCGGCGCATTCGACTCCTGGAAATTGTTCAGCGATGGAATCGTCAGCGGCGTCGACCCTGATCATCCCGAATATTGGCGGCTGACGGAAAATCACAATCAACGCTCGGTGGAGATCGCGGCGCTGGGCTTCGCGCTCGCGCTCGCGCCCGACAAATTATGGGAGCCGCTGTCGCAAAGGACGCGCGAGCAGCTCGCGGCGTGGGTCGGCCACATCCAGCGTGTGCAGATGGCCGACAATAACTGGCGGTTCTTCCCCGTGATGGCGGGGCTCGGCCTGAAAAAAGTCGGCGTCGCCATAGACGAGGCCGTTCGCGATGCGCATCTCAAGCGGCTCGATGAATTCTATCTCCGCGACGGCTGGTACATGGACGGCCCCGGCGGCCACATCGACCATTACAATGGTTTCGCGCTGCAATTCTACGGGCTGATCTACGCGCGGCATGAGGAGGCGCGCGATCCCGCCCGCGCCAAGCTCTATCGCGATCGCGCGACGGAGTTCGCGCAGAATTTCAGACACTGGTTCGGCCGCGACGGCGCCGCGCTCGCGATCGGCCGTTCGCTGACCTATCGCTTCGCCATGGCGGGCTTCTGGGCCGCGCTCGCCTATTCCAACACGGAAGCGCTGCCCTGGGGCGAAATTCGCGGGCTATGGGCGCGGCAGATGCGCTGGTGGCTCGACAAGCCGATCCTCAATGCGGCCGGTCATCTCTCCGTCGGTTTCGCCTGGCCGAATTATCTCATGAGCGAGGAATATAATTCGCCAGGCTCGCCCTACTGGGCGTTCAAGGCGTTCCTGCCGCTGGCGCTGCCGGCGACGCATCCCTTCTGGACGGCGCCGGAAGCGGAGCTTGCGCCGCTGGAGAAGCCGCTCGCCGTGCGCGGCGCGTCGATGCTGATCCAGCGCGAGAAGGACGATGCAATCGCGCTGCCGGCTGGACCCGTGCGGCTCGATATGCGCAACTCGCGCGACAAATACGGCAAGTTCGCTTATTCCTCGCGCTTCGGCCTATGCGTCGAAGCCGAGCGCTGGATCACTCACGGCTTCATCGGCGACAATATTCTCGCGGTCAGCGCCGATGGCGTCGACTATCGCGCGCGCGGCGCGATCGATGCGAAGCGGATCGGCGATCAATGGATCGAAACACGCTGGTCGCCGACGAGCGGCGTCGCCATCACGACATTGCAATCCTTCGTGCGCGGCTGGGAGCTGCGCATCCATGATGTCTCGACGGACAAACCGTTGAAGACCGTCGAGGCCGGCCATTGCGTTCCCGCGCGCGTCGGCTCGCGCGGCAAGCTGCGCGCCAGCTTGAATGCGCTGGCGACGGAAAATTCAGGCGCGACGCTTCTCGTCGATGACGGGCATCGCAGCGCGATTGTTGATTGCAGCGGCGGCCGATCGGCGGGCGCCGCGGATGCTGCGCCGAACACCAACATGATGTTCCCGCATGCGGCGGTTCCCTATCTCGCGGGGGCGCTCGACGCGGGACGTCATTTGCTCGTCACCGCTTCGCGCGCGGCGTTCGATGAAGTGGAGAGCGCCGTGTGGAGCGCGCCGTCAGCCGATGAGATCGCTGCTATTCTGAAGGCTGCCGATTGGCCTTCCCGGACGATCGCAGGCGCGACAAGCGCGATGCAGACGGTGCGGTTGGAACGGGTTCTGTAG
- a CDS encoding hydroxyacid dehydrogenase yields MSEPSQSGGGARRPRAAFALSPARTRYVFADSDRAKLQEMCDIPDPAPLETFDDARAAALLAETEALITGWGCAPIEASFLDKAPKLRLIAHAAGTVKTFIAPEILARGVLVTQAGAANALPVAEFTLAAILFANKAVFRFRDQYAQSRGARQAMTIADEPIGNYRKIIGIIGASRIGRRVIELLKPFDFDILLHDPFVSAADATAMGATLLELDDLLRASDVVSLHAPSTPATRHMLDARRLSLIRNGATFINTARGALVDHAAMEAELASGRFNAFIDVTEPEVLPPESPLYSLPNVVLTPHIAGALGVERERLGALIADEIRRYISGEPLQHAVDLALLDRLA; encoded by the coding sequence GTGAGCGAACCTAGCCAGTCCGGCGGCGGCGCCAGGCGCCCGCGCGCGGCCTTCGCGCTCTCGCCTGCGCGCACAAGATATGTCTTCGCCGACAGCGATCGCGCCAAACTCCAGGAGATGTGCGACATCCCCGACCCGGCCCCGCTCGAGACTTTCGACGATGCGCGCGCCGCGGCGCTGCTTGCCGAAACGGAAGCGCTGATCACCGGCTGGGGCTGCGCGCCGATCGAAGCCTCTTTTCTTGACAAGGCGCCGAAGCTCAGGCTGATCGCGCACGCCGCCGGCACGGTGAAGACCTTCATCGCGCCCGAGATTCTCGCGCGCGGCGTTTTGGTCACGCAGGCCGGCGCGGCCAATGCGCTGCCAGTGGCGGAATTCACGCTGGCGGCGATCCTGTTCGCCAACAAGGCCGTCTTCCGCTTTCGCGATCAATATGCGCAGAGTCGCGGCGCGCGACAGGCGATGACGATCGCTGACGAGCCGATCGGCAACTATCGCAAGATCATCGGCATCATCGGCGCCTCACGCATCGGCAGGCGCGTGATCGAACTGCTGAAACCGTTCGATTTCGATATTCTGCTGCATGATCCCTTCGTGTCGGCCGCGGACGCGACTGCCATGGGCGCGACGCTTCTGGAGCTTGACGATCTCCTGCGCGCGTCCGACGTGGTCTCGCTGCATGCGCCCTCGACGCCAGCGACGCGCCACATGCTCGATGCGCGGCGCCTCTCACTCATCCGCAATGGCGCGACCTTCATCAACACCGCGCGCGGCGCGCTCGTCGATCACGCGGCGATGGAGGCCGAGCTTGCGAGCGGCCGCTTCAACGCTTTCATCGACGTGACGGAACCGGAGGTGCTGCCGCCGGAATCGCCGCTCTATTCGTTGCCGAATGTCGTGCTGACGCCGCACATCGCCGGCGCGCTGGGCGTCGAGCGCGAACGGCTCGGCGCGTTGATTGCGGATGAAATCCGGCGCTACATCAGCGGCGAGCCGTTGCAGCACGCGGTCGATCTCGCGCTGCTGGATAGGCTCGCCTAA
- a CDS encoding TonB-dependent receptor plug domain-containing protein, translating to MFSLSGGRLSSYASLLFSLPFLVLSALSAFAQQGASDEIVVTDTRSPLPLQRSGSAISVVSSEQIATSNPGSLLDALRAVPGLDISESGGPGATMNVRLRGANTGQTLVLIDGVRVNDPGSASGEFDFSLIPPGLIDRIEVLRGPQSALYGSDAIGGVVNIITKKSADKPRSTVGMEAGSYGTFSTHASSAGTIGPWSYAIGGVGQRSDGFSRYGYRIPRITKNFPTLEADGYKQFGGFARVGYDAGQGVRLEIGALVAATQAEYDAASGTFPDTPSYTRRKFGQVWGRASFDAFDGRLTNTVTLSASRTDRSFWDVSYKAPINAANTTETFSGFVGDRLAAEYQGDLKLDAFGSLIFGGRVERETAETTSQNLQPKPGPLTSTLDASQITRSLFALWQLPVGERLNISLGGRIDDVKNSDQFATWRATVSYRLPVTETKLRASAGTGGKAPTLFQLYSPSFGTASLQSERSFGFDVGIDQPLFDGRAMASLTAFHNRFRNLIQFGGPIGCAAGQTGCYFNTARAETSGLEAEGRATIIEGWLSLSAAYTYLHSKDLLTGKQLARRAPNAARLAVQITPTAQWLIEPRLVLVSKRFSGAGETQRLAPYARLDLYTQYQINETWKIYGRVENITNARYEEVFNYGTTGRAFYAGWTATW from the coding sequence ATGTTCAGCCTCTCGGGCGGCCGTCTCTCCTCATACGCGTCGCTGCTGTTCTCTCTTCCGTTTCTCGTATTGTCGGCTTTGTCCGCATTCGCCCAACAAGGCGCGAGCGATGAGATCGTCGTCACCGACACGCGCAGCCCGCTGCCGTTGCAGCGTTCGGGCAGCGCCATCTCCGTCGTGTCGTCGGAACAGATCGCGACCTCCAATCCAGGTTCGCTGCTCGACGCGCTGCGCGCCGTTCCCGGCCTCGACATTTCGGAATCGGGAGGGCCGGGCGCGACGATGAATGTGCGCCTGCGCGGCGCGAACACCGGCCAGACGTTGGTGTTGATCGACGGCGTGCGCGTGAACGATCCCGGCAGCGCCAGCGGCGAATTCGATTTTTCGCTCATTCCGCCCGGATTGATCGATCGCATCGAGGTGCTGCGCGGTCCGCAGAGCGCGCTTTACGGCTCCGACGCCATCGGCGGCGTGGTCAACATCATCACGAAGAAAAGCGCGGACAAACCGAGAAGCACGGTTGGCATGGAGGCCGGCAGCTACGGAACATTCTCGACCCATGCGAGCAGCGCCGGAACCATTGGTCCCTGGAGCTACGCCATCGGTGGGGTTGGCCAGCGCTCGGACGGATTCTCGCGTTACGGCTATCGCATTCCGCGCATCACCAAGAATTTCCCAACGCTTGAAGCCGACGGCTACAAGCAGTTCGGCGGCTTTGCGCGCGTCGGTTATGATGCGGGGCAGGGCGTGCGCCTCGAAATCGGCGCGCTCGTGGCTGCGACGCAAGCGGAATATGACGCGGCGTCCGGAACTTTCCCCGACACGCCCTCCTACACAAGGCGCAAATTCGGACAGGTCTGGGGCCGCGCTTCCTTCGATGCGTTCGACGGTCGCCTGACCAACACGGTGACGTTATCGGCGAGCCGCACCGATCGCAGCTTCTGGGATGTGAGCTACAAGGCGCCGATCAATGCGGCGAACACCACCGAGACGTTCAGCGGTTTCGTCGGCGATCGGCTCGCGGCGGAATATCAGGGCGATCTCAAGCTCGACGCGTTTGGCTCTCTGATCTTTGGCGGTCGCGTCGAGCGCGAGACGGCGGAAACGACGAGCCAGAATCTGCAGCCGAAACCCGGTCCGCTGACATCGACGCTTGATGCGTCGCAGATCACACGTTCGCTGTTCGCGTTGTGGCAATTGCCGGTGGGTGAGCGACTTAATATTTCGCTTGGCGGCCGCATCGATGATGTGAAGAACTCGGATCAGTTCGCGACATGGCGCGCGACGGTCTCCTATCGCCTGCCGGTGACGGAGACGAAATTGCGCGCCAGCGCCGGCACGGGCGGCAAGGCGCCGACTTTGTTCCAGCTCTACAGCCCCTCTTTCGGCACGGCGTCGCTGCAATCGGAGCGCAGCTTCGGCTTCGATGTCGGCATCGATCAGCCGCTGTTCGACGGCCGCGCGATGGCGTCGCTCACCGCCTTCCACAATCGCTTCCGCAATCTCATCCAGTTCGGCGGACCGATTGGCTGCGCGGCCGGCCAGACCGGCTGCTATTTCAACACCGCGCGCGCCGAGACGTCGGGTCTCGAAGCGGAAGGACGCGCGACCATCATCGAGGGATGGCTGAGCCTCAGCGCCGCCTACACCTATCTTCATTCCAAGGATCTGCTGACGGGCAAGCAGCTCGCGCGTCGCGCGCCAAATGCGGCGCGCCTTGCAGTGCAGATCACGCCGACGGCGCAATGGCTGATCGAGCCGCGTCTGGTGCTGGTGTCGAAGCGCTTCAGCGGCGCGGGCGAAACGCAGCGGCTCGCGCCCTACGCGCGGCTTGATCTCTACACGCAGTACCAGATCAACGAGACCTGGAAGATCTATGGCCGCGTCGAGAACATCACCAACGCGCGCTATGAAGAGGTCTTCAACTACGGCACGACTGGCCGGGCTTTCTATGCAGGCTGGACGGCGACGTGGTGA
- the cobO gene encoding cob(I)yrinic acid a,c-diamide adenosyltransferase, with product MQMNSDESALNARHAEKMKKHKAAKDKMLAGKTDDKGLLIVHTGAGKGKTSAALGMVFRHVAYEMPVAVVQFTKAPEWVTGEAILLRRFPDIVTLHIMGEGFTWETQDRERDIASARAAWEKAKELIRDDRHKLVLLDELNIALRYDYLPIEEIVSFLKEEKPAGKHVIITGRNAKPELIEIADLVTEMTLVKHPFRAGVKAQKGIEF from the coding sequence ATGCAGATGAATAGCGATGAAAGCGCGCTCAACGCCCGCCACGCCGAGAAGATGAAGAAGCACAAGGCGGCCAAGGACAAGATGCTAGCCGGCAAGACCGACGACAAGGGCCTGCTCATCGTCCATACCGGCGCCGGCAAGGGCAAGACGTCGGCCGCGCTCGGCATGGTGTTCCGCCATGTCGCCTATGAAATGCCGGTCGCCGTGGTGCAATTCACCAAGGCGCCGGAATGGGTGACCGGCGAAGCGATCCTGCTGCGGCGTTTCCCTGATATCGTGACGCTGCACATCATGGGCGAAGGCTTCACCTGGGAGACGCAGGATCGCGAGCGCGACATCGCGTCCGCGCGCGCCGCCTGGGAGAAGGCGAAGGAGCTCATTCGCGACGACAGGCACAAGCTCGTGCTGCTCGATGAGCTCAATATCGCGCTGCGCTACGATTATCTCCCGATCGAGGAGATCGTTTCATTCCTCAAAGAGGAGAAGCCGGCCGGCAAACATGTCATCATCACCGGCCGCAACGCCAAGCCCGAACTGATCGAGATCGCCGATCTCGTCACCGAAATGACTTTGGTGAAGCATCCCTTCCGCGCCGGCGTGAAGGCGCAGAAGGGAATCGAGTTTTAA